The Stigmatella aurantiaca genome segment TCCTTCTCCAGGTTCTGCAGCTGCACGCCCTCCTGCGCCGAGACGCTCTTGGCGGGGATGCGCGCCATCTTGGCCACCACGGCCTCCACGTCCGCCATGGTCACCTTGCCGGTGCGCTGACCCTCGGGCTTGAGCCGCTCGGCGGCGCCCGACTCGTCGATGACGTCGATGGCCTTGTCCGGCAGGAACCGGTCATTGATGTGCTTGGCGGACAGCTCCGCGGCGGCGCGCAGCGCATCCGTGTCGTACTTCACCCCGTGGTGCTGCTCGTAGCGGCTCTTGAGCCCCTCCAGGATGAGCACCGTGTCCTCCACCGAGGGCTCGGGCACTTCGATCTTCTGGAAGCGCCGGGACAGGGCCCGGTCCCGCTCGAACGAGGCCTTGAACTCCTGGTAGGTGGTGGAGCCGATGCAGCGCAGGCGCCCGTTGGCCAGCGCCGGCTTGAGCAGGTTGGAGGCATCCATGGAGCCTCCGCTGGTGGCGCCCGCCCCGACGATGGTGTGAATCTCGTCGATGAAGAGGATGGCGTTGGGGTGCTCCTGCAGCTCCTTGAGCACGCCCTTGAGGCGCTCCTCGAACTGGCCGCGGAACTTGGTGCCCGCCAGCAGCGCGCCCATGTCCAGCGAGTAGACCTCCGCGCCCTTCAGGACCTCGGGGACCTTGTCCTCGTGGATGCGCAGCGCCAGGCCCTCGGCGATGGCCGTCTTGCCCACGCCCGTCTCACCCACGTAGAGCGGGTTGTTCTTGCGCCGGCGGCACAGCACCTGGATGGTGCGCTCCAGCTCCTTCTCGCGGCCGATGAGCGGATCGATGCGCCCCGCCTTGGCCTCGGCGTTCAGCAGCGTGGTGTACGCCGCCAGGGGGCTCTTGCGCGGCCCCTCTCCCTCCTCGTCCTCCCCGGCCGGCACGCCGCGGGCCTCTCCGCCCTTGCTGTCCGCGCCTTCCTTGGTGATGCCGTGGGAGATGAAGTTGAGCAGGTCCAGGCGCGTCACGCCCTCCTGCTGGAGGAAGTAGAGCGCCTGGCTCTCGTCCTCGCGGAACAGCGCCACGAGCACGTCCCCGCCATCGATGACCTTCTGCTCGGCCGACAGCGCGTGCATGGCGGCGCGGTGGAGCACCCGCTCCACGCCGATGGTCTGCTGGGGCTCGCCGTCCGCGTCCTCAGGCAGGCGCTCGACCGTCTCTTCCAGGAAGGCCTCCAGCCGCTCCTCCAGGCGCTTGACGTTCGCCCCACATCCTTTGAGGACCTCACGCGTGCGGGCATCCTTCGTCAGTGCCAGCAGCAGGTGCTCGAGCGTGAGGTATTCGTGCTGCATCCGGCGCGCCTCCTCCAGCGCTTTCCGGAAGCTCGTCTGCAACTCCTTGGCAATCTGGGGTCCAGCCACGGTTCAACCTTCCTCTGGTTCCATCGAGAGTCGCAGCGGGTACCCATTGTCCCGGGCTGCATCCTCTACGGTCTTTACCTTCGTCTCGGCGACCTCATAGGTATAAACGCCCGCCACGCCGATGCCGTTGTAATGAACATGCAGCATGATCTGCACGGCATCGCCCTCGGACTTGTGGAAGATTTCCTTGAGGACCGCGACCACGAACTCCCGCGTCGTGTAGTTGTCGTTGTGCAGAAGCACCTTGTAGAGGGTGGGCTTCTTGAGCTTCTTCTCGGGGCGGGTCTCGGTGACGACGTTCTCGTCGTTTTCGAACTTCTGGGCCATGGCTCTTCCTTAGGACGTGAGGGGGGACCTCACACCCCTTCCTTCTTGAAACCAGTCGCCGCGTGCCACCGGGACA includes the following:
- a CDS encoding ATP-dependent Clp protease adaptor ClpS, with amino-acid sequence MAQKFENDENVVTETRPEKKLKKPTLYKVLLHNDNYTTREFVVAVLKEIFHKSEGDAVQIMLHVHYNGIGVAGVYTYEVAETKVKTVEDAARDNGYPLRLSMEPEEG
- the clpA gene encoding ATP-dependent Clp protease ATP-binding subunit ClpA — its product is MAGPQIAKELQTSFRKALEEARRMQHEYLTLEHLLLALTKDARTREVLKGCGANVKRLEERLEAFLEETVERLPEDADGEPQQTIGVERVLHRAAMHALSAEQKVIDGGDVLVALFREDESQALYFLQQEGVTRLDLLNFISHGITKEGADSKGGEARGVPAGEDEEGEGPRKSPLAAYTTLLNAEAKAGRIDPLIGREKELERTIQVLCRRRKNNPLYVGETGVGKTAIAEGLALRIHEDKVPEVLKGAEVYSLDMGALLAGTKFRGQFEERLKGVLKELQEHPNAILFIDEIHTIVGAGATSGGSMDASNLLKPALANGRLRCIGSTTYQEFKASFERDRALSRRFQKIEVPEPSVEDTVLILEGLKSRYEQHHGVKYDTDALRAAAELSAKHINDRFLPDKAIDVIDESGAAERLKPEGQRTGKVTMADVEAVVAKMARIPAKSVSAQEGVQLQNLEKELRAVIFGQDEAIQNLTSTIKLARSGLRSPEKPIGSFLFSGPTGVGKTELAKQLAAVLGVEFLRFDMSEYSEKHTVSRLIGAPPGYVGFDQGGLLTDAVRKHPYAVLVLDEIEKAHPDLFNILLQVMDHATLTDNNGRKADFRNIILILTTNAGAREMNVQAIGFGDTQAPSDPKRAKKAIERTFTPEFRNRLDGWLLFGGLSSEIILKVVDKEVGLLQKMLVEKNVKLELTTAARAWLAEHGYDPAFGARPMARLVDNRLKKPLAEAILFGELKHGGTAVFDVEGEELKLKPVPLPSAKA